ccactcaagcctctgtgaacaccagactttTCGATGTACACTTCatatctatcaccggactatccggtgagttatcctgaacTATCTgagtcttttcttcttctctatgtaaattgctccggtgaaagcatccgttgcacatcacttcatcaccggactattcagtgagttgacttcagctaatcgagccaatgcaaccctctctggaaataatgctccggtgtgcacaaccttcatcactagactatccgatgCGTTGAACTTTATTcgacctctttgcactgttcattgtctggtgtatgTAACatattgatcaccggaccatccggtgctttgatcttcaacttcaatggttgTAATCTTCTCTAGataaaatgcttcggtgtgtatcttctctaatcactggaccttccggtgaggtcttcaggtcTCTCTCCCAtttatcaaatatgctccggtgagttcaacacccagagcaccggaccatccggtgaagcaaatcttcctagggcttctccaatttagtccaactttgtcttgactgcggtggcttcttcatatattgcatctatgagacctactaacatatattcttgacaaacatgttagtcacattgactatattgtcattaatcactaaaatcacaactatggcctaatagggccattttcgctacagataCACAAACTCACCAATAGCCATAGGAAATGTTGATCACACACCCATCGTCTGGCATACCCTGCATAAATTATTAGGGATTAACTCTTGACAGGGTTAGTGAGGGAGGACAAGGTTACTTACAAATGGGCCTAGGTGTCATCAGGGCAAAGAAGCCAGCGTGGTGTGCCAACGAGGAAAAACTGCCCTGTGAAATCGCCTTAAGGGGTTAAATAGACGAGATTGACTAGTTTAGATGGTAGAATACCTAGTTTCGTACGTCAGGAGATTAAGTAGTTAATCCTTGATATTGAAGGGTCATATAGACTTATTCCTAAATCTTTACATATGAATGTATAAGTTTGAACAATTTACGTTGATTTTGGTGCTATACTTAGTGTCCTTTCCCCCCTTgtcatatgagtatatatatatatatatatatatatatatatatatatatatatatatatatatatatatatatatatatactacctCTGTTTTCGTTTACTTGTCATCAactttttactgtagcaactTTAACCTTACGTTTTTTTCTACGAAggtagtgtgtgtgtgtgtatatatatatatataaaagatccCAAGCTCATTCCCGCTTGCCTTTGTTGGAATACATGAATTGCAACTTATGTCCTTACACATGGTTAGGCCAAATCTCTATATGAGCTTATTCCTGAGCACTTAGGCTATCCCAACAAGTAGATTATCTATTTGTAAATaaaagggaaaaataatgagattTAATAAATTAAAGCTCCCTTttccaaaaaaggaaaaaagtgaCACTAGGCTTCAGCTCACAACTCCATGTTAAATCTTGAGTTTGTAGactaaaataaattaatttaaatctctattttagactaaaaaaataaaatggctCGCTGAACATCTTTGGTGTACAAACAACAGTAACTTCACAAATTCATAAAGTTAGAAATATCCAACTCTAAAAAATTCTAAAGCTTGAGTTCTATCCAACATATCCTGAGTATAGCCCAAAATGGAGGGTTGGCAACGGAGGGGATTTAACCCTAACCCTGATCGGTTAGCTCCTCCTCAAAGAGACTATCCAGCTACGCTAAGGCAGGGCTAGTGTGGCTCCAAAATTAACGTACATTGTTCAATCTATCTATTATGTTATTCATCAAGCTAAAGCTTTTCAAGAATCTCAATACAAAGCTTCTCAAGTGAAGCAAGTTACAGACATGTCATGAAATCTCCATTACTTTCAGAACAACACGAAATCAAGCTGATCTCATTATGCTTCCTTTATTGACGAAGACAAAGCATGCCTTGGTATACACATTGCTAATCGAAAAAACCAAGTTCCTTGGTCCCTCCATGTACCGGCAAAAGCCTTCAATGTGGAGCCTTCTAATCATGCAGAAGCCTTAAGCCTTCTGTTGGGCATGGACATCATCTTTCCTGTTTTGTAGGTAAAGGTTAAAAGAATAGCTAACCTATGTTGAAGCGTATGAACCTCCGTAGAGGCCGCGTACGTGTTTATAGGGGCTGACGGGGGCGCAGCCAGAAGATTTACAAGAGACGGACTAGGTTAAATGAGATGATAGAATCGGTCACGTAATACACGGTTCAAAACACAAGTTCTATCTCGACACCGATTCTATCTCAATCTCAAATATAACCAAATCTGTTCGGATACAATTTATCTCTGACAAAGGTGATATCTTCCTCTCGGACAATTAGCTGAttataagaccatctccaatcttattctttttatttcgtTTCTTTCCTGATTCTCTTTTTCgttcttattctctttatttttttatttttaacagcTTCCCTTTGAAGAGATTTGTGAAGAAAAACGAGAGAGAATTCTATCCTGAAGGGAATAATCTTAAGAATTTCTTTACGATCgaaaccgtgaagggaaactgttggagcgttgaagggaacgaaaatctcttCATGAAAGGATTTTAAGTCCTGACGAAAATCGATTTGAGATGATCTatttcgaagggaagctgttagaaataaaaaaaaataaaaagaatgaaaatAAGAAGAGAAATCGAGAAAGAATCCAAATGAATGAATATGGTTGGGATGATCTAACACGCTTGAGGAACCAGCAAGCACGTCTACTAGATTGGAGAATCACGGCAACAAGTCAAACGTGTCCGGCGACCTCCTCACGTGACAACGTGGGCTCGCTGTGGACGATAATATGCGTGGGGCAGGGATGTGCACTGCGATAACGAGCAGCGGGCGTGGGGCGGAGCGTGCGGCCACGGTGGTGCCCATCCCTCCTGCCGCCGGTTATCCGCTTATCCTCCGGTGCCGCTCGCTTGATCCAGCCGCTAGTTAAAGCAAGCTCTCTGCTGCAGTTACCCAGGGCCGGCCCGGGCCCCAACATCCAAGAGCCCTCTCATATCGTGCCTGAGTGATGCATAGGCTTTAACATTTGAttatagttaattattttttaagctAAGAaggtttttaaaattaaatatttttggtAATGGTTGATATGATAAAcacttcattaaaaataaattcGAAAAACTCTaagcatttaaaaatatatttggattTTTAGTGAGCTAAGCAATCTTGGAGTTATTGAATGATATTAAATTGAAAAATTGATACGCTAACTTTACGAGATAGCCCAATGACTTATACAAAGATTTTTAGTATATCAAAGAAACATATcattatcttaatatttttattatttatcaaaTCTTATTTATTGTGTCTATGACTATGTCGTCAGCTGAAAGAAACTATTTGAGATCCATAATTTTTAAGAAAGATTAAATGATTTTGCAATTTTATGCATTAAGAAGAAATTGTTGAATGAGTTTGATGTTAACACCATCATCAATGACTTCGtatctaaaaatattagaaacAATTATTTAAGATGATTTTTTAGAAAGTGTTTAAGGTAAATAttgtttttttacatattttaaGGTTTATCAGAAACATTTTTTAATACactaaatattatatatttttattttaattcaataaatCTCGTTTTAAGTTTCCTCCTGAACCAACCAAATATCATATCATGCCCGACCCTGCAGTTAAGCTATCTCCAgcagatattttaaaatttcgTCTCCTATAATGCTATTACtgctttctttatttttttatctccaacagctaccatatttcttaccttctactACTATTCTCTTCCCTCCGGACCCACCTTCAGCCTCTGTAAACAATACTGATACAGTGTTGCGGTGCTACAGTACTCAAGCAAATGTTGAGTATAGATCTCTGTAATACTGTAGCAAACTGTAGTACTAGATAAGAATCTACTGGAAATGAATTTCTAGTGGTACCGTACTTTACGGAGTACTGTAGTACTAGATAAAGGATCTGCTGAGATGCCCTCACCGCAGTGTAGGAGTTGGTCACCGGTCAGTCCAGGTCATCCAGCGGCCGTCAGTTGTTTGCCCGCAGAATCGTTCGGTTCTGATGACCGGTATACTTGCTACTGTTTAAGACATGACATGGCGTTACAAAAAATATCAGCAGTACGGTAATGCCAGGACCGAATCGATGAGTAAACCAGTTTCATGTCGAAGTCGCATTGCAAACCACGATACTAATCTCTCGTGCAAGCAGCTAGAGCGGCAACGTTAACGAGGACCCGGTCCATGGAGGCACTGCCAGCCCGCGACGCCCTGCCACCTTCTCGGAGCGCGCGCCGCCACGTTCCAACGTGCACGTGTCGCGTCCCAACTGGTGGCCTCCCCAGCATCCCATGTCGCTTTCCCTTCGGCGCCCATGCCCCGACCTGCTGTCTCCTCACATGCCCCGACCTGCTACAAATTCCTCCTCACTCCGGCCAGTGTCCGAACCGCCGCACAGCACCAACCAACTAAACTACCACCACCGCTCCCACCAAGACGCAAGCTTTCCCCAATGGCGGTGAGTGCAGTGGTGCTGCTCCTCGTGGCGACATCGGTGGTGACGACAGCGCTGGCCGTGCACGACTACGGCGACGCCCTCCACAAGAGCATCCTCTTCTTTGAGGGCCAGCGCTCCGGCCGGCTGCCCCCCGACCAGCGCCTCCGCTGGCGCCAGGACTCCGCCATCCACGACGGCGCCGCTGCCGGCGTACGCACCGTTTCTTGCCCAAACCATTAGTGCATTGTCCGTTTTTAAGCCTTCCGTGAAATGTTTGCAGGTGGACCTTGAGGGCGGGTACTACGACGCCGGCGACAACGTGAAGTTCGGGTTCCCGATGGCGTTCACGGCGACGCTCATGTCGTGGGGGCTGATCGACTTCGGGCGCAGCTTCGGCGCGCACGAGGCGGAGGCCCGGAAGGCGGTGCGGTGGGCGACGGACTAcctgatgaaggcgacggcgacgcCCGACACGGTGTACGTGCAGGTGGGCGACGCGTTCCGCGACCACTCGTGCTGGGAGCGGCCCGAGGACATGGACACCCCGCGCACCGTGTACAAGGTGGATCCGGCGCACCCTGGCTCCGACGTTGCCGCTGAGACCGCCGCCGCGCTGGCGGCCGGCTCCATCGTCTTCCGCGACGCCGACCCCGCCTACTCCCAGCGCCTCCTCGACCGCGCCATCAAGGTGAGCGACTCCATCTCTCTTGCCTCCGGCGGGGAAAGTGCATTGAAGCTGGTACGCGTGCTGCGTGATGGCGCGTAAATGCTGGCTTGCCACCCTGACCGTTAGATTTGATGACGGACATGTGGTCTTGCTGGTACCGGTGGTATGAATGCCCATGGTTCTCTATTGGTGGCAAACCTGTTTTGAGTCATGTTCTCGTCTCCGAAGGTGTTCGAGTTCGCGGACAAGTACAGGGGCCCCTACAGCAGCAGCCTGCACGCGGCGGTGTGCCCCTGCTACTGCGACTACTCGGGGTACCAGGACGAGCTGCTGTGGGGCGCGGCGTGGCTGCACAAGGCGTCCCGGCGCCGCGAGTACCGCGACTACATCAAGCGCAACGAGGTGGCGCTCGGCGCCAGCGACGCCATCAACGAGTTCGGCTGGGACAACAAGCACGCCGGCATCAACGTCCTCATCTCCAAGGTGACCTGCGCGCTCCTACGTTCGCTGCGCCGTTGCACAACGCATTTTTACCTGTTCCTGTTGCACTGCATCCCAAGTAGTCTAGGATTGCGCATGGCTAGCTCCAGGGATGTCTGTCGCATCCTGGCCCCTTCT
The sequence above is drawn from the Phragmites australis chromosome 10, lpPhrAust1.1, whole genome shotgun sequence genome and encodes:
- the LOC133930504 gene encoding endoglucanase 17, whose translation is MAVSAVVLLLVATSVVTTALAVHDYGDALHKSILFFEGQRSGRLPPDQRLRWRQDSAIHDGAAAGVDLEGGYYDAGDNVKFGFPMAFTATLMSWGLIDFGRSFGAHEAEARKAVRWATDYLMKATATPDTVYVQVGDAFRDHSCWERPEDMDTPRTVYKVDPAHPGSDVAAETAAALAAGSIVFRDADPAYSQRLLDRAIKVFEFADKYRGPYSSSLHAAVCPCYCDYSGYQDELLWGAAWLHKASRRREYRDYIKRNEVALGASDAINEFGWDNKHAGINVLISKEVLMGKDEFFRSFRVNADNFICTLLPGISGHPQIQYSPGGLLFKVGNSNMQHVTSLSFLLLAYSNYLSHADARVPCGGASPAQLRRVARRQVDYILGDNPLRMSYMVGYGARFPRRIHHRASSLPSVSAHPARIGCKAGAAYYASPAPNPNLLVGAVVGGPSNSTDAFPDARAVFQQSEPTTYINAPLLGLLAYFSAHPDL